Proteins found in one Hemitrygon akajei chromosome 32, sHemAka1.3, whole genome shotgun sequence genomic segment:
- the LOC140719546 gene encoding snRNA-activating protein complex subunit 1-like translates to MSLTAGLKTDYERLLLRFQQTESVRYEEFSVIWRDMKFSTIFYGKMGKIDRRTFAKEALALASRYFFPPYSFQIRLGGLYLLYGLYNTQLCQPKEKIRIALKNWDEVVSCQEEMVNAEHFDAVYVLKTLLNDKAFHFTAMPTLLTYNRKRKKLPNDDVNENFREKSNLVSELISAEALEELTNVHEHYQAMKHTISANKAQLDKALSLIRGNFVLDLKNIAVEFQQWQENKNLNLTDQSGIPVPEDDEPKAHKGSGRAQTLAEIKSKSFSSIVKVSRSRRHRQVKTESDQTIEKKPTNVRNSSVKDQANKKESPPSKRRR, encoded by the coding sequence ATGTCACTAACAGCTGGTTTGAAAACTGATTATGAAAGGTTGCTTCTGCGCTTTCAGCAAACTGAAAGTGTGCGCTATGAGGAGTTCTCTGTGATCTGGCGAGACATGAAGTTCTCCACTATCTTTtatggaaaaatgggcaaaattGACAGGAGGACTTTCGCAAAGGAAGCACTAGCTCTGGCAAGTCGATACTTTTTCCCTCCTTACAGCTTTCAGATCCGGTTAGGAGGCTTATACCTTCTTTATGGACTGTACAATACACAGCTTTGTCAACCTAAGGAAAAGATAAGGATCGCATTGAAGAATTGGGATGAGGTGGTCAGTTGCCAAGAAGAAATGGTGAATGCAGAACATTTTGATGCTGTGTATGTTCTGAAAACACTTCTAAATGACAAAGCCTTCCATTTCACAGCAATGCCAACATTGCTAACTTACAAtagaaagaggaaaaaattacCCAATGATGATGTTAATGAGAACTTCCGGGAAAAGTCTAATTTGGTGTCCGAGCTTATTAGTGCTGAAGCTTTAGAGGAACTcacaaatgtccatgaacattatCAAGCTATGAAACATACAATCTCTGCAAACAAGGCACAGCTGGACAAAGCACTGAGCTTAATTCGAGGGAACTTTGTGTTAGATCTGAAGAACATTGCAGTGGAATTCCAACAGTGGCAAGAGAACAAGAACTTAAACTTAACTGACCAGTCAGGAATCCCTGTTCCTGAAGATGATGAGCCTAAAGCACACAAGGGTTCCGGGCGTGCACAGACCCTAGCAGAGATAAAGTCAAAATCATTTAGTTCCATAGTCAAGGTCTCAAGATCTAGACGGCACCGGCAAGTAAAGACTGAGTCTGATCAGACAATCGAAAAGAAACCAACAAATGTGAGAAATTCATCAGTGAAAGATCAAGCCAACAAGAAAGAATCTCCACCATCCAAGAGAAGACGGTGA